The genomic window GGCTGATGACGAAAGCGGCCAGCAAGGCGGTGCAAAGATTGGCAAGGAGCCAGGGAAAGCGGCTGCGCACGATGTCCCAGACGGAGTCGGACAGCTCTTCGTCCGCCTTCACGCCGCCGAGCGCCTTGATGTCCTCTTCGGCCTCCTGCTCGATCACGTCGACGATATCATCGAAGGTGAGCACGCCGACCAGCCGGCCATTGTCATCCACGACCGGTGCGGCCACCAGATTGTAGCGCTCGAACTGGCGGGCGACCTCCTCCTGGTCCTCGGTGGCGAGCACGCGGCGGCGGTCCTCGTCCATCAATTCTACGATCGGGATCGGCCGCTTGCTGCGCAACAGGCGGTCGAGCGGGACCGCGCCCTGGAACCTGTAGGAGGGGTCCACGACGTAAAGCTCGTAGAAGCGGTCCGGCAGATCAGCGGTCTCGCGCATATAGTCGATCGCCTGCCCTACATTCCAGTGCGGCGGCACTACGATGAACTCGGTCTGCATCCGCCGGCCGGCAGATTCCTCCGGATAGAGCAGGCTGCGCTCCAGCGCGATGCGCTCGAAATGCGGCAACTGCTCGAGGATTTCCTCCTGCTCTTCCTTCGGCAGGTCCTCGAGAATGTAGACGGCGTCGTCGGAATCGAGCTCGCGCACGCCCTCGGCGACGGTCTCGGGCTCGAGTTCCTCAAGGATTTCCTCGCGCACCGTGTCATCGACCTCGGTCAGCGCCGAGAAGTCGAAATCCTTGCCCATCAGCTCGATGAGCCGCGGACGCAATTCCGGATCGAGGGCTTCGATCAGGTCGCCGGTATCGGCCTCGTGCAGATCGCCAACCACCGTGCGCAGCGTGCCGCTGTCGCGGGCCGCGATCGCCTCCTGCACCCGGGCGACAAAATCCGGACGAATCGCGCCGTCCTCGTCACGCAGCGTGTCCGCGGAGGTCTGGACCGGTCCGGTCATCTCTTTCTCGTCGAGCATGCACCGGCCCCACGCTTTACGGCTCATTCAGTGGTCATGCGGGGCTTGTACGCTGCGAGATTTCCGCTGGCAATCGCAATGGCGCGTAACCGGGGCGAGTGAGCATCTGATCCCGCACTGTTCACAGCGTCAGTCCGGCCACCGCGGCGAATGGCGGCACCGCGGTTAAGCTTGCATTCATCCGCGAATCCCTACCCGATACGTGGGACGGGATTTTCAGCAATGCACAGACGATTTCTCACGGCAATTGCGGCCGCCTTATTTCATGCGAGCCTGTTTCAGCCCGGCACTGCGCAGGCCGCAGATTGTCCAGGCAACCCAGATGCCATCGGTGTGAGCCGCACCATCGTCGTCGACCCACGCGAACATCCGCGCGTCGGCTCGTTTCAATATCCGGAAACGCTGCCGCTGAAGGACAAGGAAGTGGTGCTGACGCTGGATGACGCGCCGCGTCCAGCCTCCGCGCCGGCGCTTGACGTGCTTGCCGCGCATTGCGTGAAGGCGACCTATTTCGTCATCGGCAAGCATGCCCGCGACTATCCCGACATCCTGAAGAAGATCCAGGCCGCTGGCCACACCATCGGCACGCACAGCCAGACCCATCCCCTCAGCTTCAACCGCATGGCCGCCGCGCGGGCGGAAAAGCAGATCCACGAGGGCATCGCCTCGGTGCGATCCGTGCTCGGTGACGAGGCCGAGATCGCGCCCTTCTTCCGCGTGCCGGGCCTGCTGCGCGGCGAGACGGTGGAAAGCGTCGCCGCCGCGCGCGGGCTGATGGTGTGGAGCACCGACGTGATGTCGCATGACTGGAAGCGGCGCATCACCGTCGACGGCATCGTGCGGCGGACCATCGACCGGCTGGAGGCCAAGGGCAAAGGCATCCTGCTCCTGCACGATATCCATGCGAAGACGGTCGAGGCTTTGCCGCTGATCTTCAAGGAGCTGAAGCAGCGCGGTTACAGGATCGTGCATGTGCAGGCCGCGACCGAAACCCGGCTCGCCACGCCAACGGAGCCTCAGGACTGGCAATTCCAGGCGCCGACAACGGCCGTGTTGCCGGCGTTGCTGATGAGCGACCTGAAAAACCTCAACGGCAATCTCGCCGAGCAGCACGCCATGAGCAGCGTCGATTTCTGCGGCATGCCGCCCAAGAGCAAATCGGCGAGCCGGCTCGCGCGGCGGCATGCGCGGGCGCACGGCCGCGGGCAAAAGGCGTCGCACCGGCGAACGGCATCGGCGCGTGCCGCCACGACGGATCATGCGACGGTCGCGATGCCGTAAGAGATTTGCCAGTGCACGCCGGCACAGGCGGAGGACGTGGATTATTTTGCCTTCGGCGGTGAATCGACCGACCGCGTCTCCGGCTCGGTCACCTCGAAAGCGAAACGGAAGCGCGGCAGGTCTTCCCCCGGATGATCGTCGGCAAAGCTGAGCTGAGGCAGCCGGAAATTGATCGGGCGCTTCTCATCGCCTTTGTAGATCGCCGGATAGAGATCGATGAAATGCCATCCCGGCGCGCCTGTCGCCTGTAGCGTGATCTCGACATCGCCCTGGCTGTTGAAGCCGCACGCGTAGCCGATATAGCTGTTGTCATACACGACGGTGTAGATATTGGCGGTTTCGGTCCAGCCGACGCCTTTCAGGCGGATGGTGAACGGCGTGCCCGCCGGACCGCGCGTCACCTCGAGCGGCAATGCGGTCGGCAAAATCCAATAGCTTCCCGTTTTCTTCGATGCCCCGTCGTCAACCGACAGGCCATGCGCGCCGCCGAGATCGTCCGGCGCGTTGAACCGGAACGCGACGTTGCCCGAGGCATCAGCGGTGGCCTCGGCAATGACCCGCGATGACTCATCCCAACCTCCGCCGCCGACGCGGTTGCCGGTCACCGTGCCCCAGTTCAGCCTGTGCGTCTTGCTCGGCGTCAATCCGGAGCCCCGAACCGAAACCGACTGCCCGACCCCGGAGAAGCGTGGCGTTGCAAACAGCTCGCCCTGCGGCGGCAAGCCACGCGGGTTGGTCAGCGCCTGTTGTTCGATGGGCGGCGGCAAAGCCGCAGGTCCCGGTGTGACCGTGAAGTGCAAGACGAAGCGCGGCCGGTCGGGCTCCGGCGATTGCTGCATGTTGCGATAGGGAAAGGTGAAGTCGCCATGCAGGAGTTCCAGCACGTGCCGTCCCGGCCGGCCTGTGGCAGGAATGGTGAAGCTTGCGGAGCCAGCCGTCGTGACCGCGGAAATCCAGCCGGTGAAATTGTTGTCATACAAAAGGAGCCACGAATTCTGCAGTTGCCGCCAGCCAATGCCCTTGACGTCGACCTTGATCGGCGTTCCGACCGGGCCGCTCTGCGGCGACACGCTGACCGTCATGTCGAGATGGAAGTTCGCCTGCGTGAACAGCCGTCCGTCTTTCTGAAGCACGATATCGTGGGCGAAGCCGAAATCCTCCGGCACAGTGAAACGGGCCGTGAGTTGTCCGTCACTGTCGCTCTTTGCAGTAGCGATACGGTAGGCGACCTGCCGGTAGTCCCGGCCGTGATATTCCGCGTTGCTGACCTTCCACGCCCCAGTCACGGTCACCCAGACGAGGTCAAATTCCTCGTTGGCGGGCAATCCTTTCGCGTGCACGGTCACCGGCGTTCCTGCCGGCCCATGTTCGGGGGTGACCGTGAGCCGTCCGACGAAGCCGCCGGACGGGCGCCCCGCCGCTACTTCCGGTCCGAGCGCTGACGCGCGTGGCGCATCCATCGCGTGAGCGGCCAGAGCAAGGGGAAGCGCCAGCAGTGCGACGACCGCCTGAAGAATGAGTCTGCCTGTTCGCGCACGCTTCACGATAGGCGTCACTGCTTCGTGAACTCGACCTCGCCGGGGATCACCGTGAGCTGCGAGAGCTGAACCTTGAACGGCTCCCAGACATGCGAGCGTCCCTGAAGATCTGTGGCGATCACCCTGTAGGCAAAAGTCCCGGTTGGATAATCGGCTGGAATAATCCAGGACGCAGACCAGAAGTAATCGTCCGTGCGCCCGCGCGGATGCGGACCAAACTTCATGGGAAATTTCTGGCCATCGGACAATTCGACAACCAGACTCTTGAGCTGTTTGTCGTCGACCGGTTTGCCGGCGGCCTCGAGCGTGCGCACGCGCCAGACCACGGATTCCTTGCGTTTGAACTGGCTCGCCAGCACACAAACAGGGCCGGTCATGCCGGCCTTCTGTGCACCGCGCACCATATCTCCTTCAAAGAACAGCTTCGGGCCGTCTTGCGCCGCGGCGATCGTGGGCAATCCAAAAACGAGAGCCGCCGCCGCAACCATGCGCAAGTGATGTGAGAATGCCATGGCCAACTCCATGTGAAGCCTGATGCGAAAAACAATTCAGAGCCGACGACAAGGCAAGAATTCTTTGTCGCTGCTGTCCTTGATAGAGGTCAAAGCTCCGTGCCGGACGCGACGCCGCAAAGAGTTTGGAGGGACAAAGGTGTCGACTAGGGCTTGTCCCGCGAAACGGGTCGAAACAGGATGGTGCGGCCGAGAAGACTCGAACTTCCACGGGTTGCCCCGCTGCCACCTCAAGGCAGTGCGTCTACCAATTCCGCCACGGCCGCTAATTTTGGGGCGCCGGGCCGAAGCCGGGCGCGAGGTGGGCTGCATTTATCAAATCGGTTTCAGGGGGACAAGGGCGGCGAGGTCCCCTCCCGGCCTCGTCCATCCAGACGCCCGCCTTCGCTGACACTGCGGCGGGCTTCTCAGGGTGAGGCTTTTTCAGCGCATATCCACCGGCCGGGGCAGCAATTCCTTCACCTGGACGGCGATACGATTGCCGCTGACGATCACGTTGCCCTTGGCCACCGGAAAATTGTTGGCAAGGATCTGGACGTCGTCCTCCTCCCCCTGCGCCAGCTCGATGATCGCGCCGCGGCCCAGCCGCAGCACCTGGTGGATCGGCATGACGGTGGTGCCGAGGACGACGGAGATATCCAGGGAAACATGGTCTAGGGTGGGCAAAGCGACTACATCCTTCCGGTCGGAACTACGAGAATCCGCGTGTCCCTACCCTCGCCCCGACATGGTAAATTGATGGTTAATGCCCGCGAAAGCCTAAATTTTGGCATGAAACCCGGGTCCGGCGGGCGGGCGGTGGAATGGCGGATCAGCGAGGGGCTGGTTCCCTATGAAACGGCGCTCGCCGAAATGGATGCCCGCGCCGCCGCCATTGCCGAAGGTCAGGAACCGGATTTGGTCTGGCTGCTCGAGCACCCGCCCCTCTACACCGCCGGTACGAGTGCGAGCCCGGCCGAGATCGTGGAGGCCCGCTTTCCCGTTTACGAAGCCGGGCGCGGCGGGCAGATGACCTATCACGGCCCCGGGCAGCGGGTGGTCTATCTGATGCTCGACCTGAAACAGCGGCGGCCGGACCTGCGCGCCTATGTGGCGACGCTGGAGGAATGGATCATCCGCACGCTGGCCTCCTTCAACGTGCGCGGCGAACGGCGTGAGGATCGGGTCGGCGTCTGGGTGCGCCGGCCGGAGCTTGCCGCTGCGCGCGAGGACAAGATCGCCGCCATCGGCATCCGGGTGAAGCGCTGGGTGTCGCTGCATGGCATCGCCATCAATGTCGAGCCCAACCTGTCGCATTTCTCCGGCATTGTTCCCTGCGGCGTCCGTGAGCAGAATTATGGAGTCACCAGCCTTGTCGATCTCGGCTTGCCGGTCACGATAAGCGATGTGGACGTGGCGCTGAAGGCAGAATTCGAACCGCTCTTCGGCTCAGTGGCGTTGGCGGCAGAGCCCAGCCTGATTGATTGAGAACAACAAGACAGCGATGCCCGCGCATCGGTGAATGTGTCGTGACACCTTCGCGCCTTGCGCCAGATCAAACGTTGCAAATTAAGTATCTGTAATTTGTAAGGCTGTTGCGGGCGTGCGTAACCTGCGGCCACTGCCAACAGCATAAGACATCGTTCCATGTTCAAGATGTGGCTCTTGCGGATCCATCGCTGGATCACACTCGTATTCGCGCTGCCGCTCGCGATCTTGATCCTGACCGGACTGGTCCTGTCTTTCGAGCCGATGGTTGTGGCTTCGACCTCATCCACCGCTCCGCTCACGGCTGAGGCGATCAACGCCATTCTCGCCAAGCACGATCCGGATGCACAAGCGCGTTCGCTGGTGGTGCGCGCCTATGCCGGCAATGCGTCGATCGGCGGCGCGCAGCGCGGGGCCGCGCTGCATGTCGATCTTGCGCGCAACGAGCAAATCGCTTCACCCGGCGCGCTGGCGGAATTGTTCACCACGTCGCGGCGCCTGCATGAAACATTACTGATGGAACTCGGCTGGCTGGTCAGCCTGTCCACCTTCGTGTTGCTTGCGCTGATTGCAATCGGCGTGCTGATGGGCTGGCCGCGTCTGCGCAATACGCTCGCCGGCTGGCACAAGGGTACCGGCTGGTTCTTGCTGCCGCTTCTCATCGCGAGCCCGCTCACCGGCCTGTTTCTCGCTTACGGGGTCACGTTCACGTCGCCGCTGCCAAAGCCGCCGGCAGGCGCACCGGCGTCCCTGCGAAATGCAGTGCAGATCGTCGGCAGCGCGCACGATCTCGCCAACGTCGTCTGGATCCGGCCAATGGCCGGCGCGTTGCGTGCGCGCGTCAACGACGGCGGAGAGATGCGGGTGTTCACCGTCACCCAGTCCGGACTCGTTCCGACCCCGCGCAACTGGCCGCGGCTGATCCACGAGGGCAACTGGGGCGGCAACCTGTCGGCGCTGATCAACGTCGCGATCTCGGTCGCCTTCATCACGCTGCTGTCGACCGGCCTGCTGCTCTGGGCGCGCCGGAAATTCCGGCGCCGCTCAACGCGTCTTGCGCCCGCGTAGCGATCAAGCTGCCGTCTTCACCGCGCCCCTGAGCTTGCCGGCGATGTAGCGCTCGTTCTGCGTCATTCCGCCATAGCCATAGGCGTCGCCTCGCACCTCATTTACATAAACATAGCTTTCGCTGTGCAGCGGGCCGAGCAGCTCGCTCATTTTCGCAAAGGCAGCGGCGATGAAGGCGGCCTTCTGCTCGCGGGTGTTGGTACCGTCAACCACCCGAATGTCGAGCCAGAAGGCCGCAAGACCATGGTCGCGCAACGACTTGTTGCCGATCAGCCATTTGGCGGGATCGAGTTCCTCGACGGTGACGGCGGTGATCGACGGGTCCTTGCCCAGGAACTCGCTCGAAAGCCAGTTGGCGGCTTTGCCAACGACATCTGGGAGGCCAGCCGGCGCATTTGGCGCCGCGTATTGCACGGTGATCATTGGCATGCCGAAGTCTCCTTTCAAAAGTGATTGACAGCAGACTAATTCGCTGGCCATGATTTTAGAACGTTATCTTTAGGTATATCAGTGATTATGATTTCTTATGATTGATCGACCGCTTGATCTTGACGCCGTGCAGTCCTTCCTGCTGGTGGCGGAACTGCAGAGCTTTACACGCGCGGCGGAAGCTTCGGGCACCTCGCAAGCAGCGGTCAGCCTGAAGATCAAGCGGCTGGAGGATCGACTTGGCGCGCGTCTGATCGAACGTACGCCACGTCACGTGCGTCTAACGGCGCGCGGAGAGGAATTCCTCAGCGGGGCGCGCGATCTCATGGCCGCGCATGAGCGCGCAATCAGCGGCGGCCGCGACAAGGCTTTGCGTCTGCGGATCGGCTTCTCCGATCATGCAGTCGGCGCGCAATTGGCCGCTCTACTCGCACAACTGCACGCCTTCGACCGCGATCTATCGCTCGACGTCACCATTGGCTTTTCCCGCGCACTGCTCGATCAGTTCGACCGCGGCCGGCTCGATGCCGTGGTCGTCCGCAAGGAAGGGTCGCGGCGCGGCGGCGAGACCCTGACCCACGACGAAATGGGGTGGTTTGCCTCACCACGATTCGTCCACCGTCCCGGGGACGAGCTGCGGATTGCCACGCTTGCGGCTCCCTGCGGCGTGCGCGCCCTTGCCATCCGTGCGCTCGACCGCGCGCGCATCGGCTCGGTCGAGGCCTTTGTTGGTGGCGGCGTCAGTGCAGTCAACGCCGCTGTCCTGTCGGGGCTTGCGATTGCACCGCTCGCACACCGGATTGCACCAGTGGGCACAGTCGAAATGAGCCAGCAACTGTCACTGCCGCGGCTGCCGCGCGCACAAGTACTGCTCTATTCTCGGGTCAGCGACGCCGGCGCACGGGCCGCCCTGCGCGTCCTTGCCGCCACCTTCCGCGGCACCGTGCGGCGATAGACGCTAAGCCGTCGCCAGCACCGCAAAGCGATAGCCGCCGCGCATCTCCAATTCCTCGGAACTGGCTTCCCGCTCCTCGATTGCGTCCACGCGCGATCCGGGTGGGCCCTGATGGCAGAGGTCAATCATCTCGCGCACCAT from Pseudorhodoplanes sp. includes these protein-coding regions:
- the mgtE gene encoding magnesium transporter, whose amino-acid sequence is MLDEKEMTGPVQTSADTLRDEDGAIRPDFVARVQEAIAARDSGTLRTVVGDLHEADTGDLIEALDPELRPRLIELMGKDFDFSALTEVDDTVREEILEELEPETVAEGVRELDSDDAVYILEDLPKEEQEEILEQLPHFERIALERSLLYPEESAGRRMQTEFIVVPPHWNVGQAIDYMRETADLPDRFYELYVVDPSYRFQGAVPLDRLLRSKRPIPIVELMDEDRRRVLATEDQEEVARQFERYNLVAAPVVDDNGRLVGVLTFDDIVDVIEQEAEEDIKALGGVKADEELSDSVWDIVRSRFPWLLANLCTALLAAFVISQFEGSIQKMVALAVLMPIVASMGGNAGTQTMTVAVRALATQDLSDANSWRVVRRELLVGIVNGLGFALVLGTIAAVWFSIADLGVVIGLAMICVLAAAALGGIVVPLLLTRFGVDPAIASGPFVTTITDVVAFFSFLGIATLWFGLR
- a CDS encoding polysaccharide deacetylase family protein; the encoded protein is MHRRFLTAIAAALFHASLFQPGTAQAADCPGNPDAIGVSRTIVVDPREHPRVGSFQYPETLPLKDKEVVLTLDDAPRPASAPALDVLAAHCVKATYFVIGKHARDYPDILKKIQAAGHTIGTHSQTHPLSFNRMAAARAEKQIHEGIASVRSVLGDEAEIAPFFRVPGLLRGETVESVAAARGLMVWSTDVMSHDWKRRITVDGIVRRTIDRLEAKGKGILLLHDIHAKTVEALPLIFKELKQRGYRIVHVQAATETRLATPTEPQDWQFQAPTTAVLPALLMSDLKNLNGNLAEQHAMSSVDFCGMPPKSKSASRLARRHARAHGRGQKASHRRTASARAATTDHATVAMP
- a CDS encoding FliM/FliN family flagellar motor switch protein codes for the protein MPTLDHVSLDISVVLGTTVMPIHQVLRLGRGAIIELAQGEEDDVQILANNFPVAKGNVIVSGNRIAVQVKELLPRPVDMR
- the lipB gene encoding lipoyl(octanoyl) transferase LipB; this translates as MVNARESLNFGMKPGSGGRAVEWRISEGLVPYETALAEMDARAAAIAEGQEPDLVWLLEHPPLYTAGTSASPAEIVEARFPVYEAGRGGQMTYHGPGQRVVYLMLDLKQRRPDLRAYVATLEEWIIRTLASFNVRGERREDRVGVWVRRPELAAAREDKIAAIGIRVKRWVSLHGIAINVEPNLSHFSGIVPCGVREQNYGVTSLVDLGLPVTISDVDVALKAEFEPLFGSVALAAEPSLID
- a CDS encoding PepSY-associated TM helix domain-containing protein, whose product is MFKMWLLRIHRWITLVFALPLAILILTGLVLSFEPMVVASTSSTAPLTAEAINAILAKHDPDAQARSLVVRAYAGNASIGGAQRGAALHVDLARNEQIASPGALAELFTTSRRLHETLLMELGWLVSLSTFVLLALIAIGVLMGWPRLRNTLAGWHKGTGWFLLPLLIASPLTGLFLAYGVTFTSPLPKPPAGAPASLRNAVQIVGSAHDLANVVWIRPMAGALRARVNDGGEMRVFTVTQSGLVPTPRNWPRLIHEGNWGGNLSALINVAISVAFITLLSTGLLLWARRKFRRRSTRLAPA
- a CDS encoding tautomerase family protein; this encodes MPMITVQYAAPNAPAGLPDVVGKAANWLSSEFLGKDPSITAVTVEELDPAKWLIGNKSLRDHGLAAFWLDIRVVDGTNTREQKAAFIAAAFAKMSELLGPLHSESYVYVNEVRGDAYGYGGMTQNERYIAGKLRGAVKTAA
- a CDS encoding LysR family transcriptional regulator, producing the protein MDRPLDLDAVQSFLLVAELQSFTRAAEASGTSQAAVSLKIKRLEDRLGARLIERTPRHVRLTARGEEFLSGARDLMAAHERAISGGRDKALRLRIGFSDHAVGAQLAALLAQLHAFDRDLSLDVTIGFSRALLDQFDRGRLDAVVVRKEGSRRGGETLTHDEMGWFASPRFVHRPGDELRIATLAAPCGVRALAIRALDRARIGSVEAFVGGGVSAVNAAVLSGLAIAPLAHRIAPVGTVEMSQQLSLPRLPRAQVLLYSRVSDAGARAALRVLAATFRGTVRR